The sequence CGGCGCCGGAGGGGCTTCGGGGGGCCCGCCCTCCTTGTCATTCTCGCGCCGCCCCTTCTCGGCGCCGAACTCCTTGAGACGGCGGGCCATGTCCAGCAGCGCGACGTCCACGATGCCGAGCGCCGTGCCCGCCTCGCCGGGCGCGCCGGCGGGCAGCCCGGTGAGCATTTCGATCCCCTCCTCGATCGTCCGGACGGGGTAGATCGCGAACTGCCCGGCGCGGACGGCGGCGATGACCTCCGGGTGCAGGGCGAGGTTGCGCACGTTGGCCGCGGGGATGAGCACGCCCTGGGTCCCGGTGAGGCCAATGCGCCGACAGGTGCGGAAGAAGCCCTCGATCTTCTCGTTGACGCCGCCGATGGCCTGGACCTCGCCGCGCTGGTTCATCGAGCCGGTCACCGCAAGATCCTGGCGCAGCGGCAGGTTGCCGATGCGCGAGAGCAGCGCGTAGAGCTCGGTGGACGACGCGCTGTCGCCGTCGACGCCGCCGTAGGTCTGCTCGAAGGCCAGGCTCGCCGAGAACGACAGCGGCTTGTCCTGCCCGAAGCGGTTGCGCAGGAACCCCGCGAGGATGAGCACGCCCTTGTCGTGCGTGCTCCCCGAGAGGCGCGCCTCGCGCTCGATGTTGACGACCCCCGCGCTGCCGAGCGAGACGCTCGCGGTCAGGCGCGAGGGACGCCCGAACATGCGGGTGCCGTACATGAGCACCGAGAGGCCGTTGATCTGCCCGACGGCCCTGCCCTCGACGTCGATGAGCACGGTGCCCTGCTTCATCAGCTCGCGGCCGCGCTCCTCGTACCAGTCGGCGCGGAACGCCCGCCGCTCGAGCGCCTCGAGAACGGCGGGGGCGTCGACGAGCACCGCCCCGCGCTCCTCGGCAACGACCGAGGCCTCTCGCGCGAGATCGTCGGCCTCCTCCAGGTACGCGCTGACGCGGTCGCGGTCGCCGGAGGCGCGCACGCCGTAGCGCAGCACCTCGGCCACCGCCTCGCGGGTGAAGTGGTGCAGCCCCTCGGCGCGCACGGTGCGCGCCACGCGCAGCGCGTAGGCGCGCTCGGCGCCCTCGGAGCGGCACTCCTCGGGGACGAAGTCCGCGAGCAGGCGGAAGACCTCCGGGAACTCCGGGTCGTAGGCCGAGAGCAGGCTGAAGACCTGCCGGCTGCCGGTGACGAACAGCCTCACGTCGACCGCGACCGGCTCCGGCGTCATCCCCGAGACGGAGAGGAAGCCGAAGGGGTTGAAGCTCTCGATCTCGAGCCGCCCGGACTTGAGCACGCGCTTGAGCGGCTTCCAGACCAGCGGCTCGGTGAGCGCGTCGTCGAGGTTGAAGACCAGGAAGCCGCCGGCCGCCCGCAGCAGCGCCCCCGCCTTGATGCGCGTGAAGTTCGTGACCAGCTTGCCCGTCTGGTCGATGACCCGCTCGATCTTGCCGAAGATGTTCTGGTAGGTCGGCACGTCCTCGACCACGATCGGGGCCCCCGCGGCGCCCGCGTTGTCCACGAGCAGGTTCACCTGGTAGGGCACGAAGCGGTCGCGCGGCGAGGGCACCGGGAACGGGAAGGGCAGCGCCTGCGGGCGCTCCTCCTCCTGGAAGTCGTCGAGGTTCGCGAGGATGTTCTGCTGCACCCGGGCCAGGTGCCGGCGCACCGCCTCGTGCGGGTGCGCGGCGGCGATCGCGGCGACCAGCGGCTCGACCAGCTCGGTGGCGAAGCGGCGCACCGCCGCCTCGACGTCCTCCCGCACCTTGCGCGCGATCTCCTGCTGCGCCTTGATGAAATCCCGCGCCAGCCGCTGGATCTCCTCGCGGCCGTCCGCGAGCATCTTGCGGTGCTCCTCGGGCAGCGCCTCGTACTCCTCGGGGTTCTCGACCGGCTCGCCGTCGGGCTTGAGCGGGATGAAGACCAGGTGCCCGTCGCCCGTCATGCGCACGAGCACGCTCTTGTCCTTCGCGGCCGCCTGGAAGCGCTCGAACAGCTCCTTGACCTGCCGGTCGTAGGCCGCCGTGATCTGCTCCTTCTCGCGCTCGAAGCCCTCCTTCTTGAGCGCCTCGGGGATGCGCCGGCGCAGCTGCTCGATCAGATCGTCCATCGCGCGGCGCAGCTCGCGCCCCTCGCCGGCCGGCACGGTCATCACAAGCGGGCGGTCGGGGTCGTCGAAGTT is a genomic window of bacterium containing:
- a CDS encoding ATP-binding protein; amino-acid sequence: MSATGPGVRPLAPEDLTPRIDLAQLGFQSTEELTGEPAPLGAERALAALRLGVRLRTPGYNVFVAGLEGAGREARVHDLVAREAGKLPVPPDILYVNNFDDPDRPLVMTVPAGEGRELRRAMDDLIEQLRRRIPEALKKEGFEREKEQITAAYDRQVKELFERFQAAAKDKSVLVRMTGDGHLVFIPLKPDGEPVENPEEYEALPEEHRKMLADGREEIQRLARDFIKAQQEIARKVREDVEAAVRRFATELVEPLVAAIAAAHPHEAVRRHLARVQQNILANLDDFQEEERPQALPFPFPVPSPRDRFVPYQVNLLVDNAGAAGAPIVVEDVPTYQNIFGKIERVIDQTGKLVTNFTRIKAGALLRAAGGFLVFNLDDALTEPLVWKPLKRVLKSGRLEIESFNPFGFLSVSGMTPEPVAVDVRLFVTGSRQVFSLLSAYDPEFPEVFRLLADFVPEECRSEGAERAYALRVARTVRAEGLHHFTREAVAEVLRYGVRASGDRDRVSAYLEEADDLAREASVVAEERGAVLVDAPAVLEALERRAFRADWYEERGRELMKQGTVLIDVEGRAVGQINGLSVLMYGTRMFGRPSRLTASVSLGSAGVVNIEREARLSGSTHDKGVLILAGFLRNRFGQDKPLSFSASLAFEQTYGGVDGDSASSTELYALLSRIGNLPLRQDLAVTGSMNQRGEVQAIGGVNEKIEGFFRTCRRIGLTGTQGVLIPAANVRNLALHPEVIAAVRAGQFAIYPVRTIEEGIEMLTGLPAGAPGEAGTALGIVDVALLDMARRLKEFGAEKGRRENDKEGGPPEAPPAPGQPPPPRPPDPTPAPDSGH